A part of Oncorhynchus kisutch isolate 150728-3 linkage group LG2, Okis_V2, whole genome shotgun sequence genomic DNA contains:
- the LOC109884429 gene encoding leucine-rich repeat neuronal protein 4, with translation MRMCCEMSPLHLISTWAFTVCVIWTTAIGDQTPVFVTPNTLTASETNTPTTIQPSTDSRPTDISSPDGHTSNSIPTDRYERLGRSTQRVLETVTVTTIAGTIKTSAAMTTVVTSATVPLKDSSTQPHIPHTVISPVATNPMATTPAPSRAPKKPPCCPHPTRMPTLPPHQFIGDEGDYDDESEEEEEVTEAEEGGKLIQENLCDFNPCLHLQRPCPEVREAKGQSCRCPGLTPTSVTPDPVVALEVWGVWPEAVRVRWCAPYSAVSKFGVWALRENGSVFSNGSVSAWSRQASVFGLKPGRRYGVCVSALNGAGTSHTRCVPVSTPVGVETVVLYVLTGLCVALGMTVVVMSVFLHRIWKMQNTHSLIEPRAQTLYNPRLTSLVSITNPAYTHTDEHTVPPSARNTQTDQLTLSTNVRNE, from the exons ATGAGGATGTgttg TGAGATGTCACCTCTTCACCTGATATCCACCTGGGCCTTCACTGTGTGTGTCATTTGGACAACAGCTATAGGTGACCAGACTCCAGTTTTCGTCACTCCAAACACACTGACAGCCAGTGAGACGAACACACCCACAACCATCCAACCTAGCACAGACAGCCGTCCAACAGACATTAGCAGTCCAGACGGACATACCTCCAACAGCATTCCAACAGACAG ATATGAGAGGTTGGGGAGATCCACACAGAGAGTTCTAGAAACAGTGACCGTGACGACCATTGCAGGGACCATCAAGACCAGTGCTGCCATGACAACAGTAGTAACCAGTGCAACAGTCCCCCTTAAAGACTCAAGCACCCAGCCGCACATCCCTCACACAGTCATATCACCGGTGGCGACAAACCCCATGGCAACAACTCCAGCACCATCTCGCGCCCCCAAAAAGCCACCCTGCTGTCCTCACCCCACTCGCATGCCCACCCTTCCCCCTCATCAGTTCATAGGTGACGAGGGCGACTATGATGATGagtctgaagaagaggaggaagtaaCGGAGGCGGAGGAAGGAGGCAAACTCATCCAGGAGAATCTGTGTGACTTTAACCCCTGCTTGCACCTGCAGAGACCCTGTCCAGAGGTCAGGGAGGCCAAGGGTCAGAGCTGCCGCTGTCCGGGCCTGACTCCAACCTctgtgacccctgaccctgtGGTGGCCCTGGAGGTGTGGGGGGTATGGCCTGAGGCTGTGAGGGTGCGTTGGTGCGCCCCCTACTCGGCTGTGAGTAAGTTTGGTGTGTGGGCGCTGAGAGAGAACGGCAGTGTGTTCAGTAACGGCAGCGTGAGCGCCTGGTCACGCCAGGCCAGTGTGTTCGGGCTAAAACCGGGACGGAGATATGGAGTGTGTGTAAGCGCACTGAATGGAGCTGGAACGTCACACACCCGCTGTGTGCCTGTGTCCACCCCAGTAGGTGTAGAGACGGTTGTGTTGTACGTGCTGACGGGACTGTGTGTAGCTCTGGGGATGACGGTTGTTGTGATGAGTGTGTTTCTTCACAGGATCTGGAAGATGcaaaacacacactctctgatTGAGCCGCGGGCACAAACACTCTACAACCCACGTCTCACCAGCCTGGTTTCAATCACTAACCCGGCCTACACACACACCGACGAACACACTGTGCCTCCCTCTGCACGAAACACGCAGACAGACCAGCTGACGTTATCCACTAACGTACGCAATGaataa